The sequence GGACCGGCGCACGATGACGTTCGAGGCAGGCGAAGCGGCGATGTGGCGGCTCGTACAGCGCCACACAGGGCGAGTGGGATACCGGCGCGGCGTCAAGTCCGAAGGACTTTTAGCGAACCCGCCGGTCATCGATTGCTCAGGATGGACCGCCCTGCTTCTTACGCAGGCGCTGCAAGCGGAAAACGAGGCGGCTTCCCGCGGGGCGGCCCCCCACATGGTGTTTGCCGCTGACGACATCGAAGCGCTGCACGTGTGGTCCGATCGGATCATTCACGAGATCGAGCGCCGCACAGGATTCATTCTCCAGGGGGCCGAAGTCACGGCCCACACCCTTGCGCGCTGTGCAACCGTCGGCTTGAAAATGGGGGATCCCGCATGGGCGATCAACCATCCCCGGCCACGCGGGATCACCCACATCGTTCAGATCGTCCGCCGCCCGGAGGATGACGCGCCATTCGTTTCCGAAGCGTTCGGCGGTTCGGTTGCGGCAGGAATAAGTCTTACGCCGCTGGCGGAGTGGCTTGCCCGCTCGCAGCCGCATATTCTCGCGAACGAAGTGTGGGCAGTGGACCCGTTCAAAATGGCGTCGTAGCCGTGATCATCAAGCGTAAAACGGGCGACACCTGCTGGCTGAAACGCTGCCGGTCTGTGCGCTAGACCACACGCCGATCCATGCAACCGGTGTAGCGTCGCCCGACGGACGGTTGCCCCATCGTCCGAAAGCCAGTCGTTGCCAACAACGCGGAGACACTCGATGAAATCCCTGCTCGTTCTTGCCGTCATGATGCTGCCTGCTCTCGCCGCGATGGCGCAGACCACCGGTTCGACGGCATTTCCCGACGATGCCGCAGCGGCATCGGCCTCCGACATTCAGCAGCGGCTATCCGGTAAGACCTTCAACATCAAACTGGCTGATGGGAGCCTCTGGCACGTCCAGTACAGCACAGATGGCGCATACGACTTCAGCACCAACAAAGGCTTCACGGACAAGGGCGAATGGAAAGCGGAAGACGGCAAGGTCTGCAGCAAAGGCCACAAGATCGGCAGTTCCTGCAATGAAATTCGCACCAAGGGCGACGCGATCTTTCTGAAGCGCGACAACGGCGAGGTGGTCGAGTTCGTCGAGCAGCATTGAGCCGCGTTGAACCGCCGGACTACCGGAACCGGTCACGAGACAGCGTCGGCCGAGCGCCGCCTCTTCAGCGCCCCCTATCAGCAGGGAAACGCCGCCTGAAGCGTGCGCAGAATGGCGAGGCCGATCGGAAAATCGTCTGAAAGGCCCGGATGATTGGTGAAAAACTGATCAAGCAGCGGATAGACGTTCTGGTTGCCAATCGCGAGATTCTGCGGCGGACAGAACAGCGGCGGACGCTTCTTCGTCACCAGATCCCCGTTCGCCCATCCCAGCGCGTTGATCGTGCCCGTGATGTAAGCCGCGTAGACCGAGTTGTTGTCGCTATGCGCCCAGAGCTTGTACTGCGCAGCCGTCATCTCGGCGCTTGCGTTGAGCGTAAAACAGGCCGTCAGCACAGCCAGTGCAAATTTCAATACCCGCATCTTTGAACCTTCAATCTGTGTCGCAAAAGCGGCCATTGTAGGCGAGTCGGGGGATGCTGCGCAGTAGCACTCGTCGATCAGGAATCCGTAAGCATTTGGCGAGTATTTTTGTAAGCATTCCGGCGCGATGCAGATCCTTTGTGCCGAAGCCACCGCGCTCACGTTAATGCGTCACGTGAGCAGTGCAAATGCGCTGCTTAAGGCGTGCCATTGCGGCAGTACGCCAGGTAGCCCGGGCGTGTGGCAAGGCGCGCCATGTAAGCCGTCAGCGCGGGAAAATCGGCGTGTTGCAATGGCGTCTCGAGCCAGCGGTTGACCGAGAGTGCGATCGGAATGTCCGCCAGCGAAAACGATGACCCGGCGATAAAAGCGCCGGTCGCCTCCAGTTGCCTGTCGACGATGGCAATATGCCTCGCCCAGTTCGCGCACGACAGATCGATCTGCTGAGGATCCTGATGCGCCGGCGAATGCCGGACCAGCGCGAGAAACGCGTAGCTCCATGCCCGGTTCAATTCGCTCGCCTGCCAGTCGATCCATTGATCGCACTTCGCGCGCTCGCAAGGGTCGCTCGGATAGAGTGACTTGCCGTCATAGCGGCCGGCCAGGTAACGGATGATTGAGTTGGATTCCCACAGCACGAACTCGCCGTCCCGGATCACCGGCACCATGGCGTTGGGGTTCAGCGCAACGAATTCGGGCGCGTCAGTCGCCCTGAATCCAGCACCCCAGTCCTCCCGTTCAAACGGCAAGCTGAGTTCGGCACATGTCCACAGCACTTTGCGGACGTTGATGGATGAGGCTTTGCCTAGTATCTGGAGCATGGGATCGTCGCCGCTCGTTCGGTCGCTATGGAAGAATTTCACCGGGAATCCGGTTCGAATCGTAGCGTATCCGTGGTGCGATGACGCGGACATAGACACTTTGCGCGGCGTGCGCTGGGCCAGCCGCCAACCATGCCTTGTTGCGGCTTTATCGGTTAAGCGCCCTTACATTCACTGTGACGAGAAAGTCGCCAACACCGCGCTGACTGTGCTGAACCCCTTCGCTCACAGTCAGCCGGCGTCAAAACAGAGGGCCGGTTAAAGCCAATTCAAACCCGTCAAACCGACTCAAACCCCGTCAGCACATTCACGGCGTTCACCCCGATCGCCGCGACCGCGTAGCCGCCTTCCATCACGAACAAAGTCGGTTTCCCCAATCGTCCGATCGCCTCGCCGATACGCAGATAGTCGACGCTACGCAGCTTGAACTGCGAAATCGGGTCTTCTTCGAAAGTATCGACACCGAGCGACACCACCAGCGCATCCGGCGCGTAATCAGCGACACGCGCACACGCCGCGTCGAGCGCCACCGTATAGTCCGCCCACGCCGTACCCGGTTGCAGCGGGAAGTTCGCGTTGAAACCGAGGCCCGCGCCCGTGCCGGTTTCGTCGGCGTGCCCGAGAAAGAACGGATACTCAGTGCGCGGATCGCCATGCAACGACGCGAACAAGACGTCCGGACGGTGATAGAAAATGCTCTGCGTGCCGTTGCCGTGGTGATAGTCGACGTCGAGAATCGCCACACGTTTCGCGCCCGCGTCGAGGAATGACTGTGCCGCTACTGCCGCGTTGTTGATGTAGCAGTAGCCGCCCATATAGTCCGCTGCGGCGTGGTGCCCGGGCGGGCGGCACAGCGAGAACGCGCCGCGCGCACCTTCCCTCACGTGGCGTGCGCCAGTGAGCGCAACGTCCACTGCATCGCTCACGGCGGCCCACGTGCCCGCGGTGATCGGCACACCCGCATCCATCGAGTAGTAGCCGAGCTTGCCATCGATATCTTCCGGCACGCGGTCCTGCCGCATGCCGCGCACCGGCCATATGAGCGGTAGCGCGTCGTGCTTGCGGCCGAGCGTACTCCATTCCTCCCATGCGCTGCCGAGAAACGCAATGAAGCGCTTGTCGTGAACACGATGCACCGGTTCGAGTCCGAACGATGCGGGCGCAATCACGTCGCCGAGCTTCGTTTCGCGCACCCGTTCCAATATGAAATCAGCGCGGCTCGGCATCTCGAAGCAAGGCTTCATTTCGCCGTCGATCAGTTCAGCATGACCATGGTGCAGCCGGTGCCGATCGCTATACACAGTCAACATGCAATGTCTCCTCAAGATGCTTGCTGTTCGAATCCGTCACTCAACCGACCGAGGTCGGCCACGCATCGTGGATGCAATGCTCAAGGTCGCCCCTCATGGGTACGGTGTTCGCCATCGCTCGTCGCGAGGAGGCCGTAGCAGGCCGGACGCCGGTCGCGAAACACGCCCCATGCATGACGAGTCGCGGCAACCGCATCCAGATCGAAACGATGCAGCAGGATCGCGGGCTCGTCGCGCCCTGCTTTCTTCACCTGCTCGCCGTACTGATCGGCGATGAACGACGAGCCGTAATAGCGCTGCGGGAAGTCGCGGCCCTGCTCGCGGCCAGTGCGGTTCGCGGCGATCAGCGGCAAGACGTTCGCGCCTGCGTGGCCCTGCATCACGCGCTGCCAGTGCGCGCTACTGTCGAGCGAGGGGTCTTGCGGTTCGCTGCCGATCGCGGTCGGATAGAACAGCAGTTCGGCGCCGAGCAGCGCCATCGCGCGGGCCGTCTCCGGGAACCACTGGTCCCAGCAGATACCGACGCCGAGTGTGCCGTAGCGCGTCGGCCAGACACGAAAGCCCGTGTCGCCGGGCGTGAAGTAGTACTTCTCGCTGTAGCCCGGGCCATCGGGGATATGGGTTTTGCGGTAGCGGCCGAGCACGCTGCCATCGGCGTCGATCATCGCCACCGTGTTGTAGAAGACGTTGCCGGCCCGTTCGAAGAAGCTGATTGGCAGGACGACGTTCAATTCCGCCGCGACGCGGCTAAAGCGCGTGATGGCGGGATGGCCCTCGTACGGCAGCGCATGACGGAAGTGCTTTGCGTCCTGCTCAGTGCAGAAGTACGGCAACTCGAACAGCTCGGGCAGCAGAATCACCTGCGCGCCCTGTGCTGACGCTTCGCGCACCAGGCGCTCAGCCTCGGCGAGGTTGGCCTCGCGATCCCATCCCGGCACGGCCAACTGGATTGCCGCCACACTGACTTCGCGCATCTCGTGTCTCCTCTGTAT comes from Burkholderia sp. GAS332 and encodes:
- a CDS encoding Acetoin utilization deacetylase AcuC translates to MLTVYSDRHRLHHGHAELIDGEMKPCFEMPSRADFILERVRETKLGDVIAPASFGLEPVHRVHDKRFIAFLGSAWEEWSTLGRKHDALPLIWPVRGMRQDRVPEDIDGKLGYYSMDAGVPITAGTWAAVSDAVDVALTGARHVREGARGAFSLCRPPGHHAAADYMGGYCYINNAAVAAQSFLDAGAKRVAILDVDYHHGNGTQSIFYHRPDVLFASLHGDPRTEYPFFLGHADETGTGAGLGFNANFPLQPGTAWADYTVALDAACARVADYAPDALVVSLGVDTFEEDPISQFKLRSVDYLRIGEAIGRLGKPTLFVMEGGYAVAAIGVNAVNVLTGFESV
- a CDS encoding N-carbamoylputrescine amidase, which produces MREVSVAAIQLAVPGWDREANLAEAERLVREASAQGAQVILLPELFELPYFCTEQDAKHFRHALPYEGHPAITRFSRVAAELNVVLPISFFERAGNVFYNTVAMIDADGSVLGRYRKTHIPDGPGYSEKYYFTPGDTGFRVWPTRYGTLGVGICWDQWFPETARAMALLGAELLFYPTAIGSEPQDPSLDSSAHWQRVMQGHAGANVLPLIAANRTGREQGRDFPQRYYGSSFIADQYGEQVKKAGRDEPAILLHRFDLDAVAATRHAWGVFRDRRPACYGLLATSDGEHRTHEGRP
- a CDS encoding glutathione S-transferase — encoded protein: MLQILGKASSINVRKVLWTCAELSLPFEREDWGAGFRATDAPEFVALNPNAMVPVIRDGEFVLWESNSIIRYLAGRYDGKSLYPSDPCERAKCDQWIDWQASELNRAWSYAFLALVRHSPAHQDPQQIDLSCANWARHIAIVDRQLEATGAFIAGSSFSLADIPIALSVNRWLETPLQHADFPALTAYMARLATRPGYLAYCRNGTP